The Staphylococcus carnosus genome has a segment encoding these proteins:
- a CDS encoding dihydroxyacetone kinase subunit DhaK gives MKKMINDPYAVVEELMDGYLKAYPKYIRQSEKHRRALIGKKRHPNRKVSILIGGGSGHEPGFLGYVGKGMADGVAVGNIFASPSPIPIQAVTQEIDRGEGVLYIYGNYAGDLMNFEMAAEMTEIEDEIPTRAVIGNDDLASSKDISDRRGIAGELLVYKVAGAAADFGYDLDKVTEIAQKANDQTRSMGIGLKPCYLPQTGKPSFDIEDNEMEIGLGHHGEPGIEKTTIRSSEETVDVLMKNILNEGLYDENDEVVVLINGLGATSQMELYIINNDVQNFLEKRNIKTYRSYVGNFITSMEMAGFSITLMKLDEELKKCIDHEVDCPNFAQVGEENANA, from the coding sequence ATGAAGAAGATGATTAATGATCCATATGCTGTTGTTGAAGAACTAATGGATGGCTATCTCAAAGCTTACCCGAAATACATTAGACAATCAGAAAAACACAGAAGAGCCTTGATAGGTAAAAAAAGACACCCCAATCGAAAAGTCAGTATTCTCATTGGTGGAGGCTCTGGACATGAGCCAGGATTTCTTGGATATGTTGGTAAAGGGATGGCTGATGGTGTAGCAGTTGGTAATATTTTTGCATCTCCTTCACCTATTCCAATTCAAGCAGTAACACAAGAAATTGACCGTGGCGAAGGTGTGCTTTACATTTACGGTAACTATGCTGGAGATTTAATGAATTTTGAAATGGCAGCAGAAATGACTGAAATTGAAGATGAGATTCCTACAAGAGCAGTAATTGGAAATGATGATTTAGCTTCTTCGAAAGATATTTCTGATCGCAGAGGTATTGCTGGAGAATTGTTAGTATATAAGGTTGCAGGTGCAGCAGCAGATTTTGGATATGATTTGGACAAAGTAACTGAGATTGCACAAAAAGCAAATGATCAAACCCGTTCAATGGGAATCGGTTTGAAACCATGTTACTTACCACAAACAGGAAAGCCAAGCTTTGATATTGAAGATAACGAAATGGAAATCGGTTTAGGACATCATGGTGAACCTGGAATTGAAAAAACAACAATTAGAAGTTCTGAAGAAACTGTAGATGTACTAATGAAAAATATTTTGAATGAAGGTTTATATGATGAAAATGATGAAGTAGTAGTGTTGATAAATGGGTTAGGAGCGACTTCACAAATGGAGCTTTATATCATCAATAATGATGTTCAAAACTTTTTAGAAAAACGTAACATCAAAACATATCGTAGTTATGTTGGTAACTTTATCACATCAATGGAAATGGCTGGATTTTCAATTACACTCATGAAATTAGATGAAGAATTGAAAAAATGCATTGACCATGAAGTAGATTGTCCTAATTTTGCACAAGTAGGTGAAGAAAATGCTAACGCATGA
- the dhaL gene encoding dihydroxyacetone kinase subunit DhaL yields the protein MLTHEDFKNYILALVEIYDEQKDELSELDRKLGDGDHGVTMNIGYQAVKHTIQDELETQDDIAKISVAVGKSFLDAVGSSVGPLYASGYLKGALVTKGLTELSDDNLYDYWISFSRGIKSRGKAEIGDKTMIDTLEPFFIKLEEERELGTPFKDGYILALNEARNGMESTEDIISNKGRSKRLGHRSKGFKDPGAVSSYLMLEKFQEFI from the coding sequence ATGCTAACGCATGAAGATTTTAAAAATTATATATTAGCTTTAGTCGAAATTTATGATGAACAAAAAGATGAGTTATCAGAATTAGATAGAAAACTTGGTGATGGTGATCATGGTGTAACAATGAATATCGGTTATCAAGCAGTAAAGCATACGATTCAAGACGAGCTTGAAACACAAGATGACATTGCCAAAATCAGCGTGGCAGTAGGTAAATCATTCTTAGATGCTGTAGGGTCTTCCGTTGGTCCATTATATGCTTCAGGATACTTAAAAGGCGCTTTGGTTACCAAAGGGTTAACGGAATTGTCTGATGATAACTTATATGATTACTGGATTAGTTTTAGTAGAGGTATTAAGAGCAGAGGTAAAGCTGAAATCGGCGATAAAACGATGATTGATACCTTAGAACCGTTTTTTATTAAATTAGAAGAAGAACGTGAATTAGGCACACCATTTAAAGATGGATATATTTTAGCTTTGAACGAAGCACGTAATGGCATGGAAAGTACAGAAGATATTATTTCTAATAAAGGACGTTCCAAACGGTTAGGACATCGTTCAAAAGGATTTAAAGATCCAGGAGCGGTATCTTCTTATCTTATGTTAGAAAAATTTCAAGAATTTATATAG
- the rpiB gene encoding ribose 5-phosphate isomerase B codes for MEIAIGADHNGYELKEEIKSYVEELGHTVTDYGCHQCAETDYPDVAQEVGKNIQKGEHDRGILICGTGIGVAITACKLKGIRAALAHDVYSAERAQLSNNAQIMTMGAQIIGVEAAKKNVKAYLDAEWQGGSQRKVDKIDQVEKDEE; via the coding sequence ATGGAAATCGCAATTGGTGCAGATCACAATGGTTATGAATTAAAAGAAGAAATTAAATCGTATGTAGAAGAATTAGGACACACTGTGACAGATTATGGTTGTCATCAATGTGCTGAAACAGATTATCCTGATGTTGCGCAAGAAGTCGGTAAAAATATTCAAAAAGGCGAGCACGATCGTGGTATTTTAATTTGTGGAACAGGTATCGGAGTTGCTATCACAGCATGTAAATTAAAAGGAATCAGAGCTGCATTAGCACATGATGTTTATTCAGCTGAGCGTGCTCAACTTAGTAATAATGCACAAATTATGACAATGGGTGCTCAAATTATAGGAGTTGAAGCGGCTAAGAAAAATGTTAAAGCTTATTTAGACGCAGAATGGCAAGGAGGATCTCAACGTAAAGTAGACAAGATAGATCAAGTTGAAAAAGACGAGGAGTGA
- the glpX gene encoding class II fructose-bisphosphatase produces MLDIVDITEKAALASYSHVGMMDKELIDAAATNVMREELNKLNHGYRVAIGEGEMDEAPMLYIGEKLGQSSIIEFDIAVDPIDGTTPASKGQDNALSVIAVTEKDGFLHAPDMYMKKSVVSPKFSGLFSLNDDFDSILSKISERKIKLNDTSPLTVVIQDRKRHEEYIENIQRRGGKVILFNDGDILNGLKPLIESDEVDLFFNIGGAPEGVVLGAAVKCLGGEMQAQLYPQNERERKRCLNMGIADLKKIYFTEDLVKSEKIIFVGTAVTKTEIIQQIKKVRNRYVTHSIIVDSQNKSFRLIENYHAII; encoded by the coding sequence ATGTTAGATATAGTAGATATTACTGAAAAAGCAGCACTTGCTTCTTATTCACATGTTGGCATGATGGATAAAGAACTTATCGATGCGGCAGCTACTAATGTGATGAGAGAAGAATTGAATAAGTTGAATCATGGTTATCGTGTAGCCATTGGAGAAGGAGAGATGGATGAAGCGCCGATGTTGTATATTGGTGAGAAATTAGGTCAATCTTCAATTATTGAGTTTGATATTGCTGTTGATCCCATAGATGGTACGACTCCTGCCTCTAAAGGTCAAGACAATGCACTGTCTGTGATTGCTGTGACAGAAAAAGATGGGTTTTTGCATGCTCCGGATATGTATATGAAGAAAAGTGTGGTTTCTCCTAAATTCAGTGGTTTATTTAGCTTGAATGATGATTTTGATTCAATTTTAAGTAAGATAAGTGAAAGAAAAATAAAATTGAATGATACATCACCTTTGACTGTCGTTATCCAAGATAGGAAGCGTCATGAAGAATACATTGAAAATATTCAAAGAAGAGGTGGGAAAGTCATATTATTTAATGACGGTGACATATTAAATGGCTTAAAACCTTTGATTGAATCAGATGAAGTAGATTTATTCTTTAATATTGGCGGAGCACCGGAAGGGGTAGTTTTAGGTGCAGCTGTTAAATGTTTAGGTGGGGAGATGCAGGCTCAACTTTACCCTCAAAATGAAAGAGAAAGAAAAAGATGTTTGAATATGGGGATAGCTGATCTTAAAAAAATTTACTTTACAGAAGATCTTGTGAAATCTGAAAAAATAATTTTTGTAGGTACAGCAGTAACTAAAACGGAAATAATACAACAAATTAAAAAAGTAAGAAATAGATATGTGACACATTCAATCATTGTAGATAGTCAAAATAAGTCTTTTCGTTTGATTGAGAATTATCACGCTATAATATAA
- a CDS encoding GNAT family N-acetyltransferase: MYQFRTVNERDLPEILKIESEGFTPEEAATEKALIDRIQNIKDTFIIAESNGEIAGYVNGPVIESMYITDDLFETIEPNPAAGGYIAILGLVVAKDYRNQGLAGKLLQQLENKAKDNQREGITLTCKASFIPFYEKHGYTNDGISTSEHGGVQWFNLIKQFTLKNFAKQQRSFLMIVIL, encoded by the coding sequence ATGTACCAATTCAGAACTGTAAACGAAAGGGATTTACCAGAGATACTAAAAATTGAGAGTGAAGGATTTACACCGGAAGAAGCAGCAACTGAAAAAGCACTTATCGACAGAATACAAAATATTAAAGATACCTTCATTATCGCAGAATCGAACGGAGAAATTGCAGGATATGTGAATGGTCCTGTTATTGAAAGTATGTATATTACAGATGATTTATTTGAAACGATTGAACCTAACCCAGCAGCAGGCGGTTATATCGCAATATTAGGACTAGTAGTCGCAAAAGATTATCGCAATCAAGGACTTGCCGGTAAATTACTGCAACAGCTTGAAAATAAAGCAAAAGATAACCAACGTGAAGGCATTACATTAACATGCAAAGCTTCTTTCATTCCATTTTATGAAAAACACGGTTATACAAATGATGGTATTTCTACATCAGAACATGGTGGTGTTCAATGGTTCAATTTGATTAAACAATTCACATTAAAAAACTTCGCTAAACAACAGCGAAGTTTTTTAATGATTGTTATATTATAG
- a CDS encoding thiolase family protein, producing MREVYIVAYGRSAVAKAKNGAFLHERPDDVAAKVLKGVLERVDGNFKPEMVEDVIVGTAFPEGLQGMNTARTIALRTGLPDTVPGQTVNRYCSSGLQTIATAANEIMAGQGDVLVAGGIEFMGAVPMGGNEPTNNPTLQEEDAGVSYPMGLTAENVADQYKVTRQDQDQYAVQSHQRAAKAQSEGKFDDEIIPIEVNTITYTAKGPQVGHETFDKDEFIRPETNEEVLATLPTVFKADGTVTAGTSAPLSDGTGFVVLMSGEKVKELGVTPIARFVGYKAVGVDPKVMGIGPAYAIPEVLSLTNLSIDDMDLIELNEAFASQTVASIREVKLNTDITNVNGGAISLGHPLGATGAILTARLLSEMKKRPDTKYGMVSMCIGAGMGAAGIFEYVR from the coding sequence ATGCGAGAAGTATATATTGTAGCTTATGGACGTTCAGCAGTAGCCAAAGCCAAAAATGGAGCATTTCTACATGAAAGACCTGATGATGTTGCTGCAAAAGTATTAAAAGGTGTATTAGAACGTGTAGATGGCAATTTCAAGCCTGAAATGGTTGAAGATGTCATTGTCGGCACAGCTTTCCCAGAAGGACTGCAAGGGATGAACACGGCACGTACCATTGCATTACGTACAGGCTTGCCTGACACTGTACCTGGTCAAACCGTCAATCGTTACTGTTCTTCAGGATTACAAACCATTGCGACTGCTGCTAATGAAATTATGGCAGGACAAGGTGATGTTTTAGTCGCTGGCGGTATTGAATTTATGGGCGCTGTCCCGATGGGCGGTAATGAACCTACCAATAACCCGACATTACAAGAAGAAGACGCCGGGGTGTCCTACCCTATGGGACTTACAGCAGAAAATGTCGCTGATCAATATAAAGTTACACGACAAGACCAAGATCAATATGCTGTACAAAGTCACCAACGTGCTGCCAAAGCACAATCAGAAGGTAAATTTGATGATGAAATTATTCCGATTGAAGTTAATACAATCACTTATACTGCAAAAGGTCCTCAAGTCGGTCATGAGACTTTCGATAAAGATGAGTTTATTCGTCCAGAAACAAATGAAGAAGTACTCGCAACACTGCCGACTGTATTTAAAGCAGATGGAACTGTCACAGCTGGGACATCTGCACCACTATCAGATGGTACAGGCTTTGTGGTACTTATGTCTGGTGAAAAAGTGAAAGAATTAGGTGTCACACCAATTGCACGCTTTGTAGGTTATAAAGCTGTCGGTGTTGATCCTAAAGTGATGGGAATCGGACCAGCTTATGCGATTCCAGAAGTATTATCACTCACAAATTTATCTATTGATGATATGGATTTGATTGAATTGAATGAAGCCTTCGCCTCACAAACCGTTGCTTCTATCAGAGAAGTCAAACTCAATACAGATATTACAAATGTGAATGGCGGCGCAATTTCTTTAGGACATCCATTAGGTGCCACAGGCGCAATACTGACTGCTCGTTTATTATCTGAAATGAAGAAACGCCCTGATACAAAATACGGTATGGTATCTATGTGTATCGGAGCTGGTATGGGTGCAGCAGGAATTTTTGAATATGTGAGATAG
- a CDS encoding 3-hydroxyacyl-CoA dehydrogenase/enoyl-CoA hydratase family protein, translating into MTIRKVTVLGAGTMGAQLAAMLVNAGLKVKLLDIVIDENDPNKISKKAYETITDKKRPLLFDLSLADHLTYGNFNEDLENDDADLYIEAVKEDLDIKHQVWQAVTKHAKSNALFATNTSGIPINAIAKSFDSADKSRFFGLHFFNPPRIMKLVEVIPTEETDPSVIEEISDFATNVLGKGVVIAHDVQGFVANRIGTHSMNDVMHRAEQDGFSIPEVDALTGKAIGRPKTGTYALTDLVGLDIAVSVIKGLQQDPDEAPYFKDAELPNKLYEAGALGRKTKQGFYKKDKEKKQRLVFDPETGDYLPVEQPKLPILAKFNKDLKHNLDVIFEADDEAGKFLWETLRNNFYYSAKNVPKASDDFRDIDRAMVWGFNWKLGPFQLWDLMGFDRVKSRIEDELGDLPEWLEDIDGSFYEAGESIENVTPVSDFVDEEIWDNRDSKLSIANGDQLLLKLQSKNNVITDEFNDDLVEAIDMLENQDFSSMVIYADGNNFSVGANLYQMKKAHEDNVVDDAIGNAIEKLHYSFNRLKYSLKPVVTAVQGRALGGGCELVLYSPFVVAASETYIGLVEAGVGLLPSGGGLAEMANRILSTSHKADDKQASMSKVLMNIGFAKVSTNAYEAQRYGYLRDTDTIIFNKEKRVEVALKRAQFEADTNYIPATKQQYIALGEDFRANAEGQLDAQVKGHFISEHDYNIALRIATVLAGGDLPRNTFVNQRYIQTLEKENFIELLKTKKTYERISHMLETGKPLRN; encoded by the coding sequence ATGACAATCAGAAAAGTAACCGTCTTAGGTGCCGGAACAATGGGCGCTCAATTGGCGGCAATGTTAGTCAATGCAGGCTTAAAAGTTAAACTATTAGATATTGTGATAGATGAAAATGACCCTAATAAAATTTCTAAAAAAGCTTATGAAACAATTACTGATAAGAAACGTCCCCTACTCTTTGATTTAAGTTTAGCGGATCACTTAACATATGGTAACTTCAACGAGGATTTAGAAAATGATGATGCTGATTTATATATTGAAGCAGTCAAAGAAGACTTAGATATTAAACACCAAGTATGGCAAGCAGTTACAAAACATGCCAAATCAAATGCACTTTTCGCGACAAATACTTCAGGTATTCCTATCAATGCCATCGCAAAGTCATTTGATTCAGCAGATAAATCACGATTCTTCGGACTTCATTTCTTTAATCCGCCACGTATCATGAAATTAGTTGAAGTCATACCAACAGAGGAGACAGATCCAAGTGTTATCGAAGAAATCAGCGATTTCGCAACAAATGTATTAGGTAAAGGTGTCGTGATTGCTCATGATGTACAAGGTTTCGTAGCAAACCGTATTGGTACACATTCCATGAATGATGTCATGCATCGCGCTGAACAAGACGGTTTTTCAATTCCTGAAGTCGATGCACTGACAGGCAAAGCAATTGGACGTCCTAAAACAGGAACTTATGCATTAACAGATTTAGTTGGTTTAGATATTGCTGTTTCTGTTATCAAAGGTTTACAACAAGATCCAGATGAAGCGCCTTACTTCAAAGATGCTGAATTACCAAATAAATTATATGAAGCTGGTGCATTAGGTCGTAAAACAAAACAAGGTTTCTATAAAAAAGATAAAGAAAAGAAACAACGTTTAGTATTTGACCCTGAAACAGGAGATTATCTTCCAGTTGAACAACCTAAATTGCCGATTCTGGCTAAATTCAATAAAGATTTAAAACATAATTTAGACGTGATTTTTGAAGCAGATGATGAAGCTGGCAAGTTCTTATGGGAAACATTACGTAACAACTTCTACTATTCAGCTAAAAATGTACCGAAAGCATCCGATGATTTCAGAGATATCGATCGCGCTATGGTATGGGGCTTCAACTGGAAACTTGGTCCTTTCCAACTTTGGGACTTAATGGGCTTTGACCGCGTCAAATCACGTATCGAAGACGAACTCGGAGACTTACCTGAATGGTTAGAAGATATCGACGGCAGTTTCTATGAAGCTGGAGAAAGTATTGAAAATGTAACACCAGTTTCTGACTTTGTCGATGAAGAAATTTGGGATAATCGAGACTCTAAATTATCTATCGCAAACGGCGATCAATTATTACTGAAATTACAAAGTAAAAATAATGTAATTACAGATGAATTCAATGATGACTTAGTAGAAGCCATTGATATGTTGGAAAATCAAGATTTCTCAAGCATGGTCATTTATGCTGATGGTAATAACTTCAGTGTCGGTGCCAACTTGTACCAGATGAAAAAAGCACATGAAGATAATGTTGTCGATGATGCAATTGGAAATGCTATTGAGAAATTGCATTATAGTTTCAACCGTTTGAAATACAGCTTAAAACCTGTCGTTACAGCTGTGCAGGGTCGTGCACTCGGCGGAGGGTGCGAACTAGTACTTTATTCTCCATTCGTAGTTGCAGCAAGCGAAACATATATCGGACTTGTCGAAGCAGGTGTAGGATTATTGCCGAGCGGAGGCGGATTAGCTGAAATGGCAAACCGTATCCTAAGCACTTCTCACAAAGCAGATGATAAACAAGCGAGTATGTCTAAAGTATTAATGAATATCGGTTTCGCGAAAGTATCTACAAATGCTTATGAAGCACAGCGTTACGGCTACTTACGCGATACTGACACAATTATTTTCAATAAAGAAAAACGCGTGGAGGTCGCACTGAAACGTGCACAATTCGAAGCAGATACTAACTACATTCCAGCAACTAAACAACAATATATTGCATTAGGCGAAGACTTCAGAGCGAATGCTGAAGGTCAATTAGATGCACAGGTAAAAGGACACTTTATCAGTGAACATGATTACAATATCGCATTGCGTATCGCAACAGTCCTAGCAGGCGGAGACCTACCGCGCAATACCTTCGTCAACCAGCGCTATATTCAGACTTTAGAAAAAGAAAACTTTATAGAATTGCTGAAAACGAAAAAAACGTATGAACGTATCAGCCACATGCTTGAAACTGGCAAACCGTTACGCAATTAA
- a CDS encoding acyl-CoA dehydrogenase family protein, translated as MSNKEEVLKELYPEDIMNISKGLTDGEVKLLKQLDDVLESKFRKDINRHWADATIPEGFFEEMGKLQYFTNPLLYEGREGAKTPSQLFQFFMSYTIGRFDVSLITLLGVHQGLGHNTFLFGGSKEQVAKYVPKLQSHELRTCFALTEPDHGSDVAGGLETIAEKKGDKWVINGSKKWIGGANVADVIPVFAVNKETGKPVCFVVRPEQDGVDIDVLQDKIALRIVPNALITLKDVEVSEEDRLQNINSFKDIAKILYSTRAGVAYMATGGMAGTLRATLDYVKQRKQFGKPLSNYQLVQEKLAMIQGNLAQAMSTCAALARMQEHGEYDEVATSAAKMMNALRFRESAAMGRGITGGNGILAGEYDIARFFSDAEAVYTYEGTHEINALVIGRALTGDSAFV; from the coding sequence ATGAGCAATAAAGAAGAAGTGTTAAAAGAACTCTACCCAGAAGATATTATGAATATTTCAAAAGGGTTAACAGATGGCGAAGTGAAGTTGCTTAAGCAATTGGATGATGTTTTAGAAAGTAAATTCCGCAAAGATATCAACAGACATTGGGCAGATGCTACTATCCCTGAAGGTTTCTTTGAAGAAATGGGTAAATTACAATACTTCACTAACCCGCTGCTTTATGAAGGTCGTGAAGGTGCTAAAACACCAAGTCAACTTTTCCAATTCTTTATGTCATATACAATCGGACGTTTTGATGTGTCACTGATTACTTTATTAGGTGTCCATCAAGGCTTAGGTCATAATACCTTTTTATTCGGAGGAAGCAAAGAACAAGTTGCGAAATATGTTCCAAAACTGCAATCACATGAATTACGCACATGCTTCGCACTGACAGAACCAGATCATGGTTCAGATGTAGCCGGCGGTTTAGAAACTATCGCAGAAAAGAAAGGCGATAAATGGGTAATCAACGGATCTAAGAAATGGATCGGCGGTGCAAATGTGGCTGATGTCATTCCTGTATTCGCGGTAAATAAAGAAACTGGCAAACCTGTCTGCTTCGTGGTCAGACCTGAACAAGATGGCGTAGACATTGACGTACTACAAGATAAAATTGCTTTACGTATCGTGCCGAACGCCCTCATCACTTTAAAAGATGTAGAGGTCAGCGAAGAAGACCGTCTACAAAACATCAATAGCTTTAAAGACATTGCGAAAATTCTATACTCAACACGTGCTGGCGTAGCCTATATGGCAACAGGCGGTATGGCTGGAACATTACGTGCCACATTAGACTATGTGAAACAACGTAAACAATTCGGCAAACCACTCAGTAATTATCAATTAGTACAAGAAAAATTAGCAATGATTCAAGGCAACTTAGCACAAGCAATGTCAACATGTGCAGCATTAGCACGTATGCAAGAACACGGTGAATATGATGAAGTCGCAACATCTGCGGCTAAAATGATGAATGCATTGAGATTCCGAGAATCAGCTGCCATGGGCCGCGGTATTACTGGCGGTAACGGTATCTTAGCTGGTGAATACGATATTGCACGTTTCTTCTCAGATGCAGAAGCTGTTTATACGTATGAAGGAACACACGAAATCAATGCACTCGTTATCGGACGTGCCCTTACTGGAGATTCAGCTTTTGTTTAA